TGTCATCTAGTGGCAAAAAGTAAGAACAGTCTTCAGCCACCCCTTAGTCTGACAGGTAGGTATGCCAGACTGAACATCTACTAATATCCAACAGCGATACTCGCATGCAGTTGTGGCACTaaggaaaaaacacataataatatcaaactTTTGGATTGATAATTGATAACTTGATAGGTTAACATTTTTCAAGTCTGTCTGCTGCATTCTCTGTAAAAGGTACTCATAAGTACATCTTAAGCTAAAAGGAGGCTTCAGCAAACTCCTGTTAAATCACCAAAGCTACAGccagaaaatgaaagaagacGGAAAGGATTGGGGTAAGGATGAAAAactgaaggaaggaagaaacaaCTGAAGAAATAAGGCTggagaacaagaaaaaaggaaagtaagaaatgtgtgtattatcacaaatgtattttatgtacactatttacatatacaaatgcatttatggacagacagacagatgaatacacaagtaaatgaataaataaaattaaccATGCTTTTCTCATGCACTTATTACCTTTcaattacacacatacattgacTAAAATGACTGCTCACTTATCCATCAAtctatatccatccatccattaatctCTTCATTCATTGAAACCATGACCTAATGGACGGTCAGTCATTCACTCAACATTTGACTGTGTACTTCAGTGTTTCTAATAATCTGTTCTGTCAATGGATGTGGACAAAACATtcactatttattatttatcggAATTCAATATATACAGatccatttgttgttttgttgtagcagctggtctacaaggctccagacgatttttttttctgccaccgTCCCAAAAATCTTTGATCCCAGTAAATAGGATAAACTAAATTAGGTCACTGTCTTTCAAAGCAAccctttaaagtggccctattatgcttttccactttgtcCCTCTCtttagtgttatatatatttttgtacatgtaaaaggtccatagagtgtaaaacctgaagtccacgcctaaaaggagttaccctccccctcagaagctcctgaactgcctgaaacggctccattgaattctgtCCTTCatttccgtaactttatgaggtcataatgttacggaagtgacgtaaaactctccaGCTAGGTTGGCCCGCACTCAAACGACAAAAAAGACCTGTTGTACATTTGTGATTCTctggagggagagttttttgaaatgtgaaacgttgacaacatagcgggctagctgaccaatcagagcagactttgctttctggagggaggagcaagcactacaacggagcatttcagagagagagggtgagaagaggtgctgcaggacggCTTTCTTAAATGCACCCATAAGATTTCCTTATTTTCTTAAGTAAATCAATTGGATTTCttcaatgaaataatgaatgataaatgTAAGCCAAgtaacaataaatcaattacaTTAATGTCCCTTCATATATTTGGAAACACTGTTATGATATTGTTGTAAGGCTACAGAGTTTTTTCAACCCTGTGTCACCCTTCAGAACACAAACTTTAGTGTCTGGCTTATGGACAGCTTCATGAAAAATGGATAAACACGTGTGTCACTCCCCCCAGGAAATACACAACACCATGGTTCTTCTGTTACTGTTGGATTTATTCGTCTGAATTGTATCTCAgtctgcatcatcatcatcaaatctACCGTCGAACTGTTCAAAATAAAGATCTAACACAACAACATTCATGTGTTTCCTAAAGCTTTTGACTGAATTAATCATGTTTAATTGTTTGTCAAACTACAAGAGAGAGGGATCACTTATTTCACATTTGTACAGATGATGTTAAAACAGCTTTCTTGAAAGCTTACTGTACTGAACTGTATGCAGCCGACATGTGGTGCAGTTATAGTAAAGCAAATATGAAAAAGTTTCAGGTGGCATTTAAAGATGCATTTAGAATATTGCTCAAGCTCACCAGATGGACAAGTAAAATTCATATGTTTATGACTAATGTTTCCACCTCTCATGCTGTGTTTAAGAATTGCatgtacaaatgtaaatgttgattaattgaataaaaaagtgTAATCATAAATGCCTTAACTGAGCCAACAAAAAGTGACAGTTTATTCCTCTTGTCTTTTAATAACTGGGTTCTCGTTAACTGCAATGAGTATTACTCTGTGTTGGTGTCCTCtgattgtattgtatgtatgtatgtatgtatgtatttatttaatttatttatattattggatgTGGACCCATGAGTCCCAAATCAAGTAAACTAATttgaaacatgacaaaataagCTTGCATCAGCAACCTCACATATTTTGTTAACATAGGAAACATTGGACATTAATTAACATGACTCGGGGGCTGCACATAACCGACGGAATGAGTCCACttgaatacattacattatattacagtcatttagcagacgaaTACCGATACATCTTAACAAAAGGGCAACGCAATATCACTTTAAACTCACTTAAAATGTTGAATCGTTGTATACATTTCTTCAGAGAACTAATGTGTCCCTGCACGACAAGGGACGTGAACACGTTCCCTATGTAAAGGtaatacaaacaaaatcaatattcaTGAAAACAAGTCGTATACATATAATACGTAAACAAACATATGACATACTGACGTGAATAACAGTAATGGAAGTTAAAGTTGGAATTGAGAGAGCATTGAGTTGTAAAAAGAATATATAGGTCCTTCCTtccggctgctgtcaggttgaacaaccagctctgctcccagtagaccacatgacactaaaaacctgtgtctactatgtctcttgtttgcactatcctctatgctgttgtaatcctgtaaatttccccgctgcgggactaataaaggattatcttatttcatcttatcttatatataaatgtacaaacGTGCCTGTGAGTAAGCGTTCTTCTCCAGCCTTGCTTGCTGCTGCCGCCTGTCGACTTTCCAGGCGAGGCGCAGTTCATCTCGAACGAGTAGGATAATCGTTGCTGTCTCCGTCACCACGACACCGGAAGAgattgtgtgtgtaaactgtcATGGCCGCTCTCATGGTCAATAACAGGTTCTGTTAGCAAGCAAGTTTATGCCAAATTGAAATAGAATTCTTCGTGGCAGATTGGTTTGATCTGGTTAGAGAGAGTAAAGATAACAGCAGGAACGTTCCGCTATCGGAACAGCTAACTCTACTCTTTGTGACCCGACGGACTGGAGCTGTTGGCTCTCCATTCAAAATGAGAACTGTTTTGATGGTGGCAGAGAAACCATCCTTGGCGCAGTCGATAGCCAAAATCCTATCTAAAGGTAGGTACGAATGTATTGCTATGTCATCTGCCACAAAGTGAGGGTTTCATTTCACACCAGGCTTTTAGCGTTAGCTACTTTTTGGTCAAGTCGGCAGGTACTCGGATCTCCGTGGTCAAATCTGCCGACACTGAAATGTAATGCACCTGTATACTGACATGGTAAACGCATTCAAACGGCCATATCGGGAACAAGCGGAGGGATCGACTTGAGACAActttggttttcaaaataagatatcTATATTCACATTAAGAATGAAACCAGTTTGCTACATGTCGTGAGTTAAAGGGAAAATAGCACTAAATtgtgtgtaaaatgtctttattcttatttaaatgGTTGCTGGAAAGataatttaatgaataaaatctgACTGACTGAAGTGTTTAGGACATGCATGATCACATCTATActaaaaatcacacatttttactCTACcagttatatattttattttacaaagtaaTAACTCCAATATTTGTACCTACAAAGTGAtgatttatgtatgtatttttctgaataattccagacaataaCTGATGTGTATGTGTTCAGGAAATCTCTGACTCTGctcaaactaaaaatgtaacatttttactgtaccaattaAGAGATCCTTCAAAGTAAACGTCCAACATATGTACCGAGATATATCTAGCAACCGAATATTTGATTTGCTATGTGACTGTAATGCTACACATTGGTCACGTATAAAGAATATAAGCAATATAATAAAGCAATTAAAGAGCCCTTTTTCCAACTTAgtaattacttttactttcataCTTTAAGTAGTCCTACATTTTCTTTGGTCTATACTTGCATATTTTAGTTGAGTACACTtgtgaatgcaggacttttaattGTTACAGagtgctttttttatgtccaaGTATAAGTTATTCTTTCCTTAAGTAAAAGATCTTTGTACTTCTTCCACTATTGATATTAATCATTGACACTATCCCAGTCGGGTTCTTCCTGCCTGCACTTTCATCATTTGTGGTGAGTTAGCTGGAACTTCTCGTTGTCGCTCCCTCCTCACCAGCTTCttcctttgttgtttgtttaattgtctgagttttattctcttttcccGTAAGGCCCATTCTGGTAAGGCAACACTTACAAAGCGGGTTTTACTTCATACTCAGTTATATGCACAGGCTGCAAAGTGCCATCTATAGAAAAttaatgtattgtttgtttggACACAAGGGCTCTGGCTGTGTGATGTGTATATGTCGACATGGTAATGCACTAAATATTGCATACTATAATGTGTTCTTCACTTTAATAGGGCTATCATAAAAGATCATCAGCTTATACAGTGGTTTCTTTACCCTCCATTCACCCCCCTTTcccttttaaaattgtaaattaataACGTTTACAATATTACTGacctactttatacttttatcCAAGTTAATGTTTTCCAAGTAGTTTTCCTtcttattgtttaaaaatgttctaaTCAACATTACTTTTGCTTGAGTATTATATTCGAGAAATCTTACCAACCCTTAACTGTACTGTTTACCACTGTTATGTGAGTACAACACTCCTAAACCATTTTTTTCCCAGCTGGAAAACCAATGTGTGTATTTAGTAGTGTTGTTGATGGATTCTGGTTATTGTCTTGACATTTTAGTGCAAAGAATTTGAATTCTACATATTGTGTAATAAATATGCATTGATACTGAATAATTATGCTGCTGAAGCCCAGCTGTTGCAATTGAATTTAGCTATTAGCTGATCTGGAGCCAGATGATGTATATGGATCCAGCATTCATCAACAGGGTAATGGCAGTCGGGTCTCATGTGAAAGTAATGCAGACCAAACCCAGCAGTTCAAGTGGTGATTTTTATGTTATATAACTGTAGCATGAAATCAGCAAGGAATTAggaagctagctagctaactagccagaccctaaataagtacatttgaacaacttaatgcttcatccacacacgcTTGTCACAGCAAAGGAAAGCACAATGCTATCGCCAGATTTTGTAATGCTCTGTAGGCTTAATTTCAAGGACGACAGACGCGGTTAGGCAAGTTTTAGCCCCCGCTCTCCCAGCTCTGCTCATGTTGATACTTTTTTCCTGTTCTAtaggattttaaaaaacatttctagaGTAGAGGCACTTCATCTATAACTGTGGGTTTTAGTTACTATTTAAACATTCCTTGTGGACAGGATAACAGCTATGCAGAATGGACCCCAAGTAATTCaggaattaaacattttgacaacCATACTGCCAAAATGCTCCATGTAGACACAATAATGATACCAGTTGTTGTTAAATAACTTTCAGAAGCTTTCAGCAGGCATGTATTGAATGGTGACATTTTCAATGTCTACTGGAAAACAGTAACAATGAGTGAAATGGGCTATTTCTTAGAGACCACCATCTTTACATCACGCATTATCTTAACAAACACATATTCTTGGTGTTCACCGAGGATCTAAATTGACATTAGAGCAGTCATTCCTGTTCAGCTGTGCCTGGAGTTGGCACATATACAAGCTATGGTGATGAGCTCAAACTCCAGAGAGTAGCTGGCCGTGGAGAAGCAGTTGGGGTTTTTCTTGAGGACAGGCATCCTCAGGGACACAGGGATGGTCTCTAGACCAAAAGCATTGTCGAGTCCCCTGCAGGAGTGGCTGGTGTGGCAGCTGGCCTCATGGATGACCTGAGGAACCCGGTTCAAGTCGATGTTCTCCCTGTTGAGCGATTAAGAGCAGGCGGTAACATTAAGACATTGcttttgagtttttcaaatgtatttctttggtgtttaaacatgaaacataaatatagaaaagaagaaattaacaaaaagcaaaaattggccttttttaaaaatatgttcagTGTAGCCTAGTATCTATTTAAAACCGCATGGCAGGGATGTGCAAATCTTTGTTCTAGGGGTTGTGCAaaggttcacacacacacacactttttaataatttttctAAATATTAAAGCGGGTCGAGTTAGGTTCAGACCTGGGAGGGTGTGCATGTCATGTATACTCACACATAGCTCCAAGTTGCAATGCTGCGCTCATTGATGTGGCTCGGCAGGTTGACCAGCTGGCTGTAGTAGTCCTGCAGGCTGTATGTACAGAAGGATTCTTCCACACACTGGCTGCCCAGTGGCATGGCCAGACACTTGTGGAGGGCCATCAGGCACAGCAGAAAGAAACGCAGCAGCTGGATACAGACAATAACTAGGATTGTGTTAGTGTGGACTGATTTCTCTGTGTCAGTTACCTGGAgatgtctcttgtttgtctgttttttctccaaCAGAGCTGTTCAAACTCAAATGTGGAAACATAAAGAGACACTGGCAGACATTGTACACTCTGAGTTTACCCAAATTGCTGTATGGAAAATACTGCAGTATCaaacttaataataatttattattaacagatgatatgtgatgataaagtcttgacagagtctttggcgtttggactctacggggagatttgttatcgagggTTGTCtaccctgagcagcagcaagataaatatcccccgtggagtccagacactggtggtgggtGATGAGGCTGATATAATGATGAattgatgaagctgatgaatctgcGAAGATTTGGTGGAGATGGGGAGGTGAGGGGGGCGTTacagcagcatgaacgtactgaaTGTAGAGGGACAGTCATATTTAAGACGATGATAGGCTAACAATGTAATGatgtcgctgtgctattggatagaggagaccagctgatctaaacagctaatatcatgattgacagccccaACAATGTCAGCGAGGAAATCATGAGTGAGCATGtgtgaggagagaatggcaga
This sequence is a window from Anoplopoma fimbria isolate UVic2021 breed Golden Eagle Sablefish chromosome 13, Afim_UVic_2022, whole genome shotgun sequence. Protein-coding genes within it:
- the LOC129101005 gene encoding interleukin-25-like, which translates into the protein MEQLQLLRFFLLCLMALHKCLAMPLGSQCVEESFCTYSLQDYYSQLVNLPSHINERSIATWSYVENIDLNRVPQVIHEASCHTSHSCRGLDNAFGLETIPVSLRMPVLKKNPNCFSTASYSLEFELITIACICANSRHS